In Leptolyngbya sp. BL0902, the DNA window GGCTCTGGGCAGGGTGTAGATGAGATTGAGCATGGTGAAGTTGAGGGGAGCAGGACGAATCTAGCTTACAGACCCTCAGTTGAAGGAGAAAGCCCTGAAACGGGGATTTTCCTTACCCAACGTCGCGGAATAGTGGGCACAGGGATTTTTGCGACTGGAGCCGCTGCATAAAATGCCTTAACCCAATCCAGAGACGCAGGAGAATTCAGTAGAACGAAAGCGTACTGATCAAGGGGAAGACGATGGACAGCTCAAGCTTGATGGGCAAGTATTTGACCCTGGAGGAGTTCTGCACCTGTACGCAGACCTATCAGCGGTTTGCGGATCAGATTGACCCATTTCCCAAAAATCTAGCGGAGACCTTGCCAGCTCTAGAAGCGTTGTGTAACAACATCCTTGACCCAGTGATAGACCAGTTTGGGCGGGAGCGCTTTCAGCCTACCTACGGCTTTTGCTCGGTAGATCTCAAGCGCTGGTTGGCCCAAAAAGACCCCACAACCGGGAAAAAGTACGGCATCACCACCCCCAGCCTCGATCAACACATGGCCTACGAGAAGAACCGGAATGGGCGCTACTACTGTGAACGCCTCGGTGCCGCCTGCGATTTCCGCATCCTCGACTTGCCCAGCGATGACCTGGTGCGATGGATTGTGGCCCAAGGACTGCCCTTTGATTTACTCTATTTTTATGGGGTAGATCGACCGATTCATATCAGCTATGGCCCCCAGCATAAACGGGATATTTGGTCTCTTTCAAAAAATGGACTGCCACCGAGAAGAGGATTAAATACCAATGCACAGTGACTTTTCTCGTGGCGAGTGGCTCGTGGCTCGGTGTGCAGCATCCCCCAAAAGCGGCCCTCAGAGGGCGTTTGAAAAGCCGCATAGTCAGTAAAAAAGCTCACACGGTATAGGCTGTACATACAAACGTTCAACCCCGTGAGAGCCATGAGTAAAGCCTACACCAGCAACTTGACCCGCGACCAGTTTGAGTTGATTGCTCCCCTATTGCCCCCGGCTAAGCTCGGAGGTCGGCCCCGAACGGTGTGCTTATGGGCGGTGCTGAACGCCATCTTCTACCTTGTCAAGCAAGGGTGCAGTTGGCGAGATCTACCGAGCGACTTTCCGGCGTGGCAAACCGTCTACACGTACTATCGGAGGTGGGTGAACGACGGCACCTGGGATGTATTCACGACCGATTACGGGCCTGGATACGGGTGTCGGAAGGACGACCGGAAAGCCCATCAGAGGTGATTTTGGACAGTCAAAGCGTCGCCACTGCGCCCATGGTGCATCGAGCCGTGGGCTTTGATGCGGCCAAAAAGACGAAGGGACGGAAGCGGCATTGCGTAGTCGATACCTTGGGCTTGGTGATGGCGGTGGTGATTACAGCAGCGAGTGTCGGCGAACGAGACGGTGGGAAACTAGCATTGCACAAACTTCATCAGATGGGAGCGGTCATGGCCCGCATTTATTTGGTGTGGGTGGATGGGGGCTACAGCGGGTTTAAGTTTCTCCAGTGGACGATGGACACCTTGGGCTGGATTGTCGAGGTCGTGTTACGGCCCAAGGAGGCCAAGGGGTTTGTTCTCGTCAAAAAACGTTGGATTGTGGAGCGCACCTTTGGCTGGTTGCGCTGGTCACGACGACTGGTGCAGGACTACGAGCAACTTCCCGAAAATGCCGAGGCCATGCTCAAAATCGCCATGATCCGGATCATGGTGCGGCGTCTAGCGTAATTCGCTACACCCTACCCCCTTTTCAAACGCCCTCTCAGACTATCTTGCTGTCTAGCACAATCCGAGGGTAATTCTTATGATGGGGATTACCTCTACCGAGATACCGGGTATGACAGTTCAATCCCTAACTCGAATTACCTTGAATTCTGAAGTCATGGGGGGAAAGCCCTGCATTCGTGGATTGAGGGTGACTGTGGGTACCGTCGTTGGCCTTTTAGCAGCGGGTCGAACCATCGAGGCTATCCTCCAAGCCTATCCCTATCTGGAGCGAGAAGATATCTATGAAGCCCTCTCCTACGCGGCTTGGCGAGCTGACGAAATCGAGGTGCCCTTAGCCTCAGCATGAAGATCGTCATCGACATGAATTTGTCGCCTGTTTAATCGGTCTGCTTGCGCCGCACTACTCGATGCCCTTTTAGCTCGGCCCCATGCTCTAGCAGGCATTGCTCCCAGCCGCGACGGTCAAAAATGGCCTTCACGTCATCGAGCAGCCCCCACTTTTGCTCTTGTTGGCTGAGCTTGGCGAACTTGGCGTAGTCGGGATAATCGGGGGTGAGGGTCTGGTCTTTTTGGTGCAGCAGGGGCGGGTTGTCGGGGTCGTAGTCCCGATAGCGGACGTGGAGATCCCGTAGGGAGATGACCATGCTGGTTTTGAGGGCCGGGTGAGGCTCCTTGTCGAAGCTAGGAAACTCCAGATAGGTAATCTGGGGCTTTTGGACATGGAATTTGACCACCGTGGCTTCCTCCGGTCGGCCAATGGTGCGGGAAGCACAGCCTTCGTACAGCCGCAGCAGCGGGTCGAGTTGATCTAAGGCGGAAACATGCACCCACAGGGAGTTGGGCCGCTGCTGCCCCACCGGACTTTGCCGACAGCGTTCTTCAATCAGCTCCATCCGTCCCAGGCTCATCAGCATCAGGTCGGCGGCGGTGCAGGCTTGCTGATAGTTGCCGAAGAGGGCTTTGATATCCTGCTGAAGGTCGGGCGAGAGATCCTTGAATTTTGGGCGCTTGCCAAAGTGGCTGAGGGCCAGATACACCAGCAAATCGTTGCGGCGCTTGTCGGCAATGGCGTCCCATTCCCCGGCATCGGTAGCTTGGAGAACGACAGTGAAGGCCCGCTTGATGCTGCCAAAGGTGTCTTGGAGGGGGGCGAGGGTGTCCGTCCCCAGTTCCTCCACCGTGGGCAGGCGACCGCGATCCGTGTAGAAGTCCATCAACGGCTGGAGGCGATCTCGGTATTCCTCAAACTTGCTGACCTTGAGGCGAATGCGGGGGGCCGTGGCGCGGGAACGGAATCGGGAGGCCCGGAAGGTTTCGGCCTGGGCGTCGTCGCGAAACACAAAGTAGATGCCCAGGGCAATGGGGATGGCATCGACCCCTAGCACTTGGTCGATGTAGGCTTTGAGTTCTTCCTGCTCATAGTATTTCTGAAACGTATTGCGGCTGGTGATGATGCCGTCGCCGTAGGCCATCACCCCACGGGTGCGGTCGTCGATGAGCACTTGGGCGGCGACGATCAGCACTTTCTGGGCCAACCCCCAGGCGTTGATGAGGGCTTCTCGCCGATCGGCAGTGTCTTCGATGACGTTGATGACATAGCCGAGGTTGACCACATCCGCCGCACGGTGGGGAATATCGGGACGAAAGTGGGGATCCCAACCGGAGCTGGCAAGGCCCATCCGGTGGATGTATTCGATGTCGGCCCCGTGGCCACAGCCGTAGTCGAAGTAGGTGGTGTTCGGCGGGAAGAGGCCCGCTTCCACGGCAAGGCGAACGGGTTTGGAGGCGGTGACGCGAGAGATGGCGGCTCTGTGCCGCTGAATGTTGGGTTTCGCCTTTTGGTTCCCTCGAATCGGGCAAGCCAGGGCGTGGTGATGGATTTCGATGCCATGCTGAGCGAGGCGGCGTTCCCAATTCAACTGGGTGCCAATTTCGCGGGAATTGTCGAGCAGCCCCATCGCTACTTGCTGCTGAGTGAGGTGGGCGAAGGTGGCGTAGTGAGGATAATCAGGGGCGACGAAGGTTTCTTTGCGGTGGAGAACCGGGGGATTGTCGGTGGTGCTGTAGTCGCGCTCTGTCGCTTGAAGCGTGTCTAGATTGACCTGAATGCTGTGCTGGAGAGCGGGGTGAGCCTCGGTGTCAAAGTTTGGGTAAAACAGGTAGGCGATTTGCGGTTTGTCGAGGCTGAATTTGACCAGGGTGGCCCGGTTCGCCAAAGGGGTGCTGGATCGTGCCCGGTGCTCCACCGCCTGTAGAGCAGGGTCAAGGTGCGTTAGGGCTGAGACATGGACATAAAGGGCATCCGGCAGGCGCTTGCCTACAGCACTGCGCTGGCACAGGTCTACGTAGGTTGGCGGGTCTGTCGATACCTTGGCCATGGACTGGGGCAACCTCCACGGAATGATGCTGGATGGCTCTTATCCTACCGAACCTGGGAGAACTCAACGGTTGGCAGACCTTCCGGTGATGGGACGTTGCTGTACGCGGGCTACCACGATCTGTAGAGTTTGGTTTAGGATGGCTTGGCCCGGTGTCCTGGAGATCGCGCCAGCTCAGCAACGGTGAAAAACACCCTAGACAAGTCATAATTAAATAATACGTCTGATCTATCGCCATGGCCAAAGCCGCCCTTACCCAAAAGCCCCAAGCCCCAGCGGTCTTTGCCCGCCATGAGACCTTTCATCCTCGGTTTGGCTGGCTCAAAAAGGGCTATGATCTTGCCCTCGCGGATCCCGGCATTTTTCTTAGAGACGATGCCCCAGTTTTGCTAGGGGTGGGAAAAAACATGGTGCGCTCCATTCGCTACTGGTGCAACGCCTTCAAGGTGTTGACGGAGGAAGATGGGCAGATTCGGCCAGCGCGGTTGGGGCAACAACTGCTCGATGATGACGGCTGGGATCCGTTTCTAGAAAACCCGGCTAGTTTGTGGCTGCTGCACTGGAATTTGCTCAAAGCCCCCTGCACGGCTACGGCTTGGGCCTTTGCCTTTGGAGAATTTTCGGCGGCGGAGTTTACCCCAGAACACCTCATTGATGAACTGAGGGACTATGCCAACGGCTTTAGCGCGAATATTGCTGACTCCTCGCTCCGAAAAGACGTGAGCTGTATTTTGCGGATGTATGCTGACCAAGACAGCAAAAAAGGGCCGACGGAAGACTCCATCGATTGCCCCTTCACCGCTCTGCGCCTGCTCTACAGCGTAGGGGATGGACGACGCTACGAGTTTCAAGTTGGCCCCAAGGAAACCCTACCCGCTGAGATTGTGGTGGCGGCCTGCTTAGAGTTTGCCGGAATTTCTGAAAACGAAAGCTCGGCGATGGGCGTTTCTCGCTTGGCCCATTTGGAAGGTAGCCCAGGGCGGGCGTTTAAGCTCTCAGAATCTGCCATTGCCGAAGCCATCGAACAGGTGGCCCGCCGCCGGGAGGATCTGTTTATTTCCGACAGTGCCGGATTGCTACAGCTTCAGTATGCAGGCGATCCGCTGGCCATGTCTGAGGCTATTCTGAACAAGTATTTTGCAGGTTGATAGGTTGTGAGTTCCCAACGTTTGGCCGATTGTTTGGCGGTGAATCGCCGCTATGCTCGCTCCATCAACCTAGAGCGCGACTTTGACGCATCCGATGCCGTCGAGGGCTACATCCTAACGGATCGGGCTGTGGATGCCCTGCGCCGCATTTTGGCCTCGATGTTTGGCCGCAAACGCACCACCGCTTGGACGCTGACCGGGGTGTATGGCACCGGAAAATCTGCCTTTGCCCAATTTTTAACTAGCCTGTTTGGGCCAATGGAGAGTCCGGCCCGAAAACTGGCCTGGGAGATTGCCCGGAAGAGTCTACCGCCCGATAGCCCAGAATATGAGGCGCTGCAAAGGAAATTCCCGGAACAAGGACTGTTTCGCGCCATCGCCACGGCTCAGCGGGAACCCCTACGCCATACCCTAGTCCGTGCTTTAGAGAGAGGGGCGGAAGACTTTTGGCCGCGAGGGCGAGAACCCCAGCCCGCGAAGCAGCTTGCTGATTGGGCCACCGAGCTTGAATTTGGTGAGGTTTCCTTTAGCGACCGCGACATTCTCACCGTGATTCAGCAGTTGGCGGAGGTCGTCGATACCGACATCATTCTGGTCATTGACGAGCTGGGCAAATCCCTAGAACACGCCACCCAACACCAGGGCACCGCCGACCTTTACCTGCTTCAGCAGTTGGCGGAGCTGTCGCGGAAAAAAGGCACCCGACTCTACATCTTTGGGCTATTGCACCAATCCTTTGCCGACTATGGCCAACGACTGGCAGCGGTAGAAAAGAATGAGTGGGCCAAAATCCAGGGCCGCTTTGAGGATATTCCCTTCACCGAGTCTTCTCAGCAAATGCTGCGGCTGATGGGGCAGGCCATCCAGCGCACCGAGGGCGACGTTCTCTCCTTCCCGGTGCAACAACAGACCCAGGATTGGTGCGCTGTCCTCCGCGAAAAAGCCAACCTCACCGAACTGTCCTCCCAACTGCTGGAGGCAACCTACCCGCTCCACCCCCTCGCGGCCCTAGTGCTGCCAGAACTCTGCATCCGCTACGCCCAGAATGACCGCTCTCTCTTCACCTTCCTCACCAGCGCCGAACCCCACGCTTTCCAGCACTTTCTAGAAAGTACCAAAATCCCTTCTATCTCCAGGGGAGAGGGGCCGGGGGTGAGGGCCATCCCCCAGGACGAGAATCTAGAAGTAAGGGCACTCCCCACCCTCAAACTGCACCATCTCTACGACTATTTTGTGGAATCCCTAGGAGCCGGGATGGGGTCGCGGCCCGGTCTTCAGCGGTGGCTAGAGATTCAAACCCTGGTGGCCGATGCCCAGCACCGAGGGGCCGAGACCGTGGCTCTGCTGAAAACCATTGGTCTGCTGAACTTGGTGACGAGTACGGGCCTGTTTCGCGCCACCCTCCCCCTGGTGAAGTTGGCCCTGGTGGATGCGCCTGACCCCGCCGCCCTAGAGCATTGGGAAGCCCAGATCAATGTGGTCACCCATCAGCAGGGCATTGTCACCTATCGGCGGGCGATGGATGAGTTGCGCCTGTGGGAAGGGTCGGATTTTGACGTGGAAGGGGCGATTAGCCAATACATCGCCAAGGACACCCTACCCCTAGCCGACCTGCTCACCGAGACCTACCCCCTCAAGCCCCTGGTGGCCCAGCGCCATAGCTACCGCACCGGAACCCTGCGCTACTTTGAGCGCCACTACCTGGCCACCAGCGGCGACTTAGCCACCCTGACCTGCACCCAAGCCGACTGCGATGGCGTGGTGGCCTACTGGCTCAGCGAAACGCCCCCTAGCCCCGTGCCCGCCCATACCGCCGACGACAAACCCCTGGTCGTGATCGCAGCGGCCAACCTGCCCCTGCTGACGATTCGCGCCCAGGAATACCGCGCCCTGTGCCAAATCCACAGCCGCGAAAGCGCCCTACAAAGCGACAAGGTGGCCCTGCGAGAAGTGCGCCACCGTCGCCTCCAGCTCAAGCAACTGCTCGACGATACCCTGGCCCAAGCCTTTAACTTTGGCACCCACCACAATGCCTGCTGGGTGGAGGGCGAACCCCAGGCCATCGGCAGCGTCACGGACTTTAACGCCCTGCTATCGGCGGTGTGCGACCGTACCTACCCCCAAACCCCCATCCTGTGGAATGAGCTGATCAACCGCCGCACCCTCACCACCCAGGGGGCCAAGGCGCGGCGGATCTTGATCGAAGCCATGCTGGAAAATCCCAACGTCGAGCGTTTGGGCCTAGAAGGCTATGGCCCAGAGGTGGCTATGTACTATTCCGTCCTTCAGCAGACCGGAATCCATCGCCAAAACCAAGGCGAATGGGGCTTTTATCCCCCAGAGCCCTCATCCCCCCAGCCCCCTTCTCCCAGAACGGGAGAAGGGGGAGTAACCGGATCCGGTTCCCCTCTCCCCCAGGGAGAGGGGTTAGGGGTGAGGGTCTTCGGCCAATCCAACCTTGGCCCCATCTGGACGGCGATGGCCGAATTCTGCCTCAGCACCACCGACACCCCCCGCTCCATCGGCGAGCTGTACCAAACCCTCAACGCCCCGCCCTACGGCATGAAATCGGGCACTATTCCGGTGCTGCTGGCGGCGGTGTTGCTCCACTACAGCGATGAGGTCAGCGTTTACAAGGAGGGCACTTTTATTCCGGTGCTGGGGCCAGAGCATTTTGAGATCCTGGTGAAGGATCCGGCCCGATTTTCGGTGAAGCACATCGACGTGACAGGGGTACGCAGCCAGGTGTTTCGCGAACTGGAGGCCATTTTGCGCGGGGGCACAACCCAACCCCGTGGTGCCCTTGGGGCTCGCAATGTGACGGTGCTATCGGTGGTGAAGCCGTTGATTCAGTTTGTTCGCAAGCTGCCCAACTTCACCCTCAAAACCCGCCGCCTCAGCGAGTCTTCCCGTGCCGTGCTGCAAACCCTGCTCTCCACCCAAGAGCCGGATGATCTGCTGTTCAATGCCTTGCCCCAAGCCTGCGGCCTAGCGCCCATTGTGGTCTCCGAGGCCGACGATGGCACCACCGCCCGCATCTACCGAGAGCATTTGGTCGAGGCCCTCCGCGAGATCAATGGAGCCTACGATGCTTTGTTATCCGAAGGCCAAACGCTGCTCTACAGCGCCTTTGGCGTCCATAGCGACCGCACCCAACTGCGCCAAGACCTTCAGTTTCGGGCCAGCCGAGTGTTGGGCAACTGTGTCGAGGCCAGCCTCAACCGTTTTGCCAGGGCGGCGGCAGATGATGCGGCAGCGGATCGCCAGTGGTTAGAGGCCGTTCTGATGGTGATTGCGGACAAACCCGCCGAATCTTGGACGGATGAGGACGTGACCCGCTTTGAACTCAACCTCAGCGACCTTTCCCGCCGATTCAAAAATCTAGAAGCCCTACAAGCCTCGGTGAAAGCCATCAGTAACGGCGGTTTTGAGGCCCGTCGCCTCACCGTGACCCGCCCCGACGGCAGCGAAATTAACAAGCTGGTGTGGGCCAGCGATGAACACCAGGCCAAGGTCGATCCCACCATTGACGAGATTCTTCAGCAATTCCCCGACCCCCAACTGCGGGAAGTGTTGCTGACCCGCCTCACCGAACGCATGTTTGATGGGCCAGAATCAGAGCAGAACCCTTTGCCCGAAAAAGTGACCGACCTCAAAGGCCGCAGAGTTCGGGCCAGACGAGCAAGGGGATAGGCCCTCACCCCTGCCCCTCTCCCTGAGGGAGAGGGGTTCTGAATCCGGCTCCCCTTCTCCCCCAGGGAGAAGGGGTTGGGGGATGAGGGCAACTGCCCAGGATATCGCGATAGTTTTTGTGGAGTACCGTAACCACCATGCAAGAACTCAAGCGCCCCGTCGAGCAGACCGACCCACCCCGGTCGGCCAGGGACACCTTGCCCACCATGTATGACCTGCCTAGCGAAGACCCAGAGGAGCCTGGATTGCCGGACGAGTACCACTACCTTCAGCCCCATTTGCTCAGCACCACGCTGCATCTCACCACCGTTGCCGCCGATGAGGTCTTCAGTGTGGGGGATATGAACCTCTACTACGATGTCGATCATCCCCTGTGGCACAAGCGGCCCGATTGGTTTGCGGTGGTGGGAGTGCCCCGGCTCTACGAAAACCGCGATATGCGGCTCAGCTATGTGGTCTGGCAAGAGCGGGCCAATCCCTTCGTGGTGGTCGAGCTGCTGTCTCCCGGCACCGAACGGGAAGACCTGGGCCAAACGTCGCGGATTTCGGGCCAGCCGCCGACCAAGTGGGAGGTCTATGAGCAAATTCTGCGGATTCCCTACTACGTGATCTTTGACCGCTACACCAACCAGCTACGGGCGTTTCGCTTGGTGGGTGGCCGCTATCAGTCGATGGAGATCGCCGATCAGCGCATTCCCATCCCAGAGTGGCAGCTTAGCCTAGGGGTTTGGCAGGGCATGTATGAAGGCATCGAACGGCTCTGGCTGCGGTGGTTTGATGCCGAGGGACAACTGATTCTCTCCGCCGAGGAACGAGCCGAGCAAGCTGAAGAACGGGCAGAACAAGCGGCAGAACAGGTCATCCAGGCTGAAGAACGGGCTAATCGCTTAGCCGAACGCTTGCGAGCACTGGGCATCGACCCCGATGAAGTGGGATAGGGCATCATAGAGAGAATCTCCCCAAAGTTCCCCTGGAGTCAGCGCCATGGCCTCCCCCACGGTTTTGTCCGTCAGCCGCGACCACATTCAACTCCCTGCCGGGAGCAGCGTTACCCTCAGTGACCAAACCTGGGCCGACTACGAAGCCCTGCTGGCCAGCCGCCGAGAGGATGCTGCTATCAAAATTCGCTTTAATGCCCACACCCAACAGATTTCGCTTATGGCTCCCATGGCAGGTCATGGTAATCGCATTGACACCCTGGTGGATTTGGTCAAAGCGTTACTGCGTCATCAAAACCGAGACTGGCATAGCTACGACCCCGTCACCCTCAAGCGATTTCAGGAAGCCGGGGCCGAGCCCGATGCCTGTTTCTACCTGCAAAACTGGCGGTCTGTCTTGGGCAAAGAGCGAATTGATCTTG includes these proteins:
- a CDS encoding DUF4007 family protein, with translation MAKAALTQKPQAPAVFARHETFHPRFGWLKKGYDLALADPGIFLRDDAPVLLGVGKNMVRSIRYWCNAFKVLTEEDGQIRPARLGQQLLDDDGWDPFLENPASLWLLHWNLLKAPCTATAWAFAFGEFSAAEFTPEHLIDELRDYANGFSANIADSSLRKDVSCILRMYADQDSKKGPTEDSIDCPFTALRLLYSVGDGRRYEFQVGPKETLPAEIVVAACLEFAGISENESSAMGVSRLAHLEGSPGRAFKLSESAIAEAIEQVARRREDLFISDSAGLLQLQYAGDPLAMSEAILNKYFAG
- a CDS encoding DNA phosphorothioation-associated putative methyltransferase, which encodes MAKVSTDPPTYVDLCQRSAVGKRLPDALYVHVSALTHLDPALQAVEHRARSSTPLANRATLVKFSLDKPQIAYLFYPNFDTEAHPALQHSIQVNLDTLQATERDYSTTDNPPVLHRKETFVAPDYPHYATFAHLTQQQVAMGLLDNSREIGTQLNWERRLAQHGIEIHHHALACPIRGNQKAKPNIQRHRAAISRVTASKPVRLAVEAGLFPPNTTYFDYGCGHGADIEYIHRMGLASSGWDPHFRPDIPHRAADVVNLGYVINVIEDTADRREALINAWGLAQKVLIVAAQVLIDDRTRGVMAYGDGIITSRNTFQKYYEQEELKAYIDQVLGVDAIPIALGIYFVFRDDAQAETFRASRFRSRATAPRIRLKVSKFEEYRDRLQPLMDFYTDRGRLPTVEELGTDTLAPLQDTFGSIKRAFTVVLQATDAGEWDAIADKRRNDLLVYLALSHFGKRPKFKDLSPDLQQDIKALFGNYQQACTAADLMLMSLGRMELIEERCRQSPVGQQRPNSLWVHVSALDQLDPLLRLYEGCASRTIGRPEEATVVKFHVQKPQITYLEFPSFDKEPHPALKTSMVISLRDLHVRYRDYDPDNPPLLHQKDQTLTPDYPDYAKFAKLSQQEQKWGLLDDVKAIFDRRGWEQCLLEHGAELKGHRVVRRKQTD
- a CDS encoding Uma2 family endonuclease, coding for MASPTVLSVSRDHIQLPAGSSVTLSDQTWADYEALLASRREDAAIKIRFNAHTQQISLMAPMAGHGNRIDTLVDLVKALLRHQNRDWHSYDPVTLKRFQEAGAEPDACFYLQNWRSVLGKERIDLAVDPPPDLAIEVDLTSLTDLAVYQTLAIPEVWIYRQGQLMIYGLTTTGYDSLAISPTFPTVDVKTLLPQYVERAWVAGSSVALREFEQYLQGD
- a CDS encoding DUF433 domain-containing protein — protein: MTVQSLTRITLNSEVMGGKPCIRGLRVTVGTVVGLLAAGRTIEAILQAYPYLEREDIYEALSYAAWRADEIEVPLASA
- a CDS encoding Uma2 family endonuclease — encoded protein: MQELKRPVEQTDPPRSARDTLPTMYDLPSEDPEEPGLPDEYHYLQPHLLSTTLHLTTVAADEVFSVGDMNLYYDVDHPLWHKRPDWFAVVGVPRLYENRDMRLSYVVWQERANPFVVVELLSPGTEREDLGQTSRISGQPPTKWEVYEQILRIPYYVIFDRYTNQLRAFRLVGGRYQSMEIADQRIPIPEWQLSLGVWQGMYEGIERLWLRWFDAEGQLILSAEERAEQAEERAEQAAEQVIQAEERANRLAERLRALGIDPDEVG